Sequence from the Myxococcales bacterium genome:
GGCTCGCGTTCGACCTCAAAGCGGTCGCGCAGGAGCGCGCGCGCCGCGTCGATTCGTAGCTCGGCGAAGATCTCCGAAGCCAACCTCCGCACCTCCCAGGCGGGATGGGCGAGGCACGGCGCGACCTTGCCCACGAGCTCCGGCGTGAGACTGCCTGCGAGCTCCGAGAGCGCGAGCGTCACCACGTCACGGTCGCGATGCCCGAGCGCTAGCAGGAGGCCGCGGGTACGGGCCTCACCCGTCGCGAGCGCGAAGATCTCGACGGCCGTGCTCGCGAGCGCCGGCGGCGCGGTGCCGAGGTGCGCCTCGGCGAGCTCAAGGGCCGCGGGCAAGCTGGCGCTCGCGAGCGCACGCAGCGCCGACGAGACGGTCTCCTCGTCGGTGGACGCCACCACAATGCCGCGAAGGATGCTCTCGGCTCCGACCCGACCCAAGGCGCGCACGGCCGCGAGCCGAACCTCTTGTTCTTCGTCGGCCAAGGCCACGGCGATGCGCTCCGGCGCCTCTTCGGCCCCGCTCTCGGCGAGCGCCTCGACGGCGAGGCGACGCGCGCGCGGGTCGGCGCTTCGGAGCGCTCGCTCGCCAAAGGCCATCAGCTCGGCCACCGGGGGTTGTTCCGAACCGCTCCCCACACGCGTCATGGCGGCGACGATGGCGGCACCCGCGGCGGCGTGTTCGGCCGTCGGGTCGAGCGCTGCAAGGAGCGCTCGGGCCGTTGCACGATGGCGCGCCGCGAGCGACGTGAGCGACGACGAGGCGGCCTCCGCGATGCGGCCGTCGCCGTGCGCCGTGAGCGCCACGAGTCGCCCTAGATCTCGTTCGTCGCCGAAGCTTCCGAGCACGTTGGCCGCCGCCGCCACGACCTCGGCAGACGCGTCGGATAGCGTCTCGCGCACCGCGCGGAGCGCTCGAGCGTCGAGCTCTGTTGCGAGGGCCACGATGAGCTCCAAGAGCGTCACCCGCAGCGCCGGCGCCGCGACATCGAGCAACGTTGCAAGCGACAGCGCCACCTCGGGACCGAAGAGCTCAAGCGCCCGCAGGGCTCCCGACGACGGCCCCTCGCCCTCGAGCGCGTGCACGATGCCGGGCACGTCGGTGGGATCACGCGCAGCACCGAGCGCCACGAGGGCGCCCTCGGCGAGCTCCGCTTCGGAGGATTCGGACGCCGTCTTCCGGAGCGCCTCGTGGACCGCCGGAGCGCGGCGAATCATCGCGCCAGCGGCGACGACGAAGGCCGAATCCGGCGTGAGCTCACGCAACCAACCGGCGAGCGCCAGAATCGCCTCGCGCGCCCCGGGCGTTTCCACGACGGCGTTCACGAGGAAGGCAAGCGCCGCCTCATCCTTGGCCTTCGCCGCCGCCGACAACGTTGCGCGCTTCATGAGAGGCCGCTCCGCCAGCGGCAAGAGGCGCGAGCTCGGCAGGTTCGCGTCGAGCCGCACCAACGCGTCGAGCACGGCGTGCGCCAGCGCCAGGTCTTCGGACTCCAAATGCGAAAGGAGTGCCGCTGTCGCGTCTTCCCGGGTGCGCTCCGTGGCGAGGCCGGCGCGCCCCAACGCTTCAGCGGCGGCCAACACCACGTTGGCGTCGGGGTCGGCGAGGGCCTCGATGAGACGCGCGACGCCGCGCGGATCGGGCACGCCAGCGAGAACCTCGACGGCGAGTTTCCGCGCGTCGGCATCGAGCGCGTCGAGCGCCCCGAGCACCGACGAAACGGCGTCGGGACCGATGTTGACGAGGGCCTCGACGGCGGCGTTGCGCAGTCCGATGTTGGTCTTATCGTCGAGGCTCTGCGCCAACCGGACGAGGAGCGACGCGCGGGGTGTTACGCGAACGGAGAGCGCGGACGCCTCCTTGCGCACGCGCCAGTCGCCATCCCCGAGCGCCCGCACGAAGAGCTCGATGGCTTCTTCGCCGCCACGCAGGGCGAGCGCCGCGACGGCGCGGCGCCGCTCCTCCGGCTCCTCGGAGGCGAGCGCCTGCGACAACGCCTCGAGGCTCATGTGACCTTCTCCCGGCCCACCTGGGCGGTGAGCTCCGCGAAACGCATGACGTCGAGCACGAAGACGAGTCGACCGTCGAGCTCGGTGACCCCCGCGAGGCCGCGCACGTCGGCGCCGGTCCCCAAGAGCGGCGGCGGCCGTAGCGCGGCGCCGGCGGTGCCGAAGACCTCCGAAACACGATCGACGACGAGCGCAACTTGTCGTCCACCGACGTCGCACAAGAGCCATTTTCGTCGAAGGAGAGGCGCCGCCGGGAGGCCGAAACGCTGCCGAAGGTCGATGACCGGTACGATGACGCCGCGATAGTCGGCGACCCCCAGGACCGCCGGCGGCGCCTGGGGGAGCGCATCGATGCGGAGCGGCAGCGTGACCTCCCGCACGGCACCGATGGCGACCGCGTAGCTCACGTCGCCGACCACGAAGCCCACGAGGTCACGGCGCGGATCGTGACGCGTGCGAGGCCTCATGCGAGCCCTTCCACGAGCTGTCGGACGTCGAGGAGCACCAGCAGCTCGCCAGCGGCGGGCCGCGCGATGCCCCAGATGTACGGCGGCTGCTCGCCGCCGAGCGCCGCGGCGGGCTCGATCTCCGCCTCCGCGAGCCGATAGACCTGCCGCACCTCGTCAACCAACAGCGCCATCGATTCGCCGTCGTGGGTCGCCAAGAGCAATCGACTCTTGGCTTCGATGGGCGCTGAAGGGAGCCTCAGGCACGACCTCAAGTCAACGACCGTGGAGAGCCGCCCACGCACACTGACGAGGCCGCGCAGGGGCGACGGAGCACGCGGGACCTCCGTCAGCGGTGGCGGCCTCAGAATTTCGGTCACAAGCTCGATGCGCACGGCGTAGGCCTCGCCGGCGAGCTGGAACGCTAGCACCTCGGTCCGGTGACCAAGCTCGACAGCGCGGCGCAACGCGGCGCCTTCGTCGTGGCGTTTCGTGAGGCCGCTCATGGGCGATCCATGCGGGGCAAGAGCGCATGAGCCGCGGGTCCGCGCTCCGCGTCCGACGCGAGCACCTCCTCGATGAGCGCGGCGACGTCGATGACGAGCGCCACGCGCTGATCGCCGAGCTCGGTGGCGCCAGAGAAGCCCGCGACGCGCGCGAGCGACGGCCCCAGCGCCTTGATGACGATCTCCTCTTGCGAAAAGAGCGCATCGACGACGAAGCCCAGCTTCCGGCCGCCCACCTGGCCCACGATGACGAACCCCTTTCGCCGCTCTTTGGGCGCCCTGGCGCTGAAGCCGAAGAGCTGGGCGAGGCGGCAAATGGGGAGCGAACGCCCCCTTTGATTGAGCACCTCGCGACCGTCGATGACGCGAACGGCCTTTTCATCGAAGGCGATGGCCTCCTCGACGTTGGCCAGCGGGACCGCAAAGGAGCGGCCCGCGACCCCGACCATGAGCACGCTGATGATGGCGAGCGTGATCGGCAGCGTAATGGTCATCTTGGTGCCGATGCCCATCTCGCTGGAGATGTCGACGATGCCGCCGAGCTTCGAGATGTTCTTCTTGACGACGTCCATGCCGACGCCGCGACCGGAGAGATCGGTGGCTTGGCTTCGCGTGGTGAAGCCAGGCAAAAAGACGAGCGCCAGCACTTCGCGCGCCGACAAGTCCCTCGCTTGCTCGTCGGTGACGAGGCCGCGCGACACGGCCGCCGTGACGAGCTCCGCGGGGTTCATGCCGCGGCCGTCGTCCTCGATCTCGAGGACGACGTTGTTGCCCTTCTGGAAGGCGTTGAGGACGATGCTTCCCACGGCGGGCTTGCCCACCTTCATGCGCTCGTCGCGAGCCTCGATGCCGTGATCGATGGCGTTGCGGATCATGTGCATGAGCGGATCGCTCAGCTCCTCCACGATGAGTTTGTCGATCTCGGTCTCCGCTCCCGTGACGACGAGGTTCACCTCCTTGTCGTGCTCGCGGGAAATCTGGCGAACCACGCGCGCCAGCTTGTCGAAGGCTTGGCCCAAGGGGACCATGCGAACCTCAAGGATCCCGTTTTGCAGTTGAACGAGGTTGCGCTCGAAGGCGCGGTGCAAGCGATGCAGCTCGGTCCCCGTCTCTCGACCCGCTCCGCCGTGGCGAACGCGATCGACGAGGCGCCCGATGCCCGTCCGAATGATCGCCAGCTCGCCGACGATGTTCATCAGGTGATCGAGCTTGCGAATGTCGACGCGCACGGTCTGCGCCACGGAGCGCAGCGACCGGTCGCGCTCATGCCCTTCGGCAGGGGGCCGCAGCGAGCCGCGCGCACCGACGGCTATCGACGTCGGCGATTCGCCGACAAAGTCGACGGACACCGGAGGCATCGTCTGCGGGCTGCGCCGCCGCACCTCCTCGATCCGCATGTTCGGCGAGGCGAGCGCCGCTTGCAGCGCTTCCAGCGGCGTGCCGCTGGCCATCAAGATCTCAAGCTCGATGGAGTCAGCGTCGCCGGCGGACCCCGTCGGCAGGTACGTGAGGATTTCGCCGTGAGGCCGCGCCCGCGCCTTGAGCTCATCGAGCGCCGTGTCGATGCTGAGGAGCTGAAACACCACCATCAGCCGGTACAGGCCGAGGCCCGCCTGGATGTTCGTGCGAAGGCGATGCTCCTCGTATTCCGTCAGGACGCCGAGCAACGACGGGTCGAGCTCGAACTGCGCCACGGGGCTGGCTGCCACAACTCCTTGCGGACTGCCGCGCAGGGTGCCGAGCGCCGCGAGCAGCGTCTGCACCTCGAGCTCCGGCAACGGCGCCTGGGTCCGGTCCGCCGTGAGGAGGCGAGTGAACAGCTCAACGGCGCGAAAGAGCAGGTCGAGGAGGCGCGCCGACAGCTCGAGGCGACCGAGCCTTAGGTCGTCGAGCACGTCTTCGAGCTCGTGCGACAGCCCGCTCATGAGCGTGGCGCCGAAGAGACCCGAGAGCCCCTTCAGCGTATGGACGCCGCGGAAGACGTCGTTCAGGAGCTCGGCGTCGGCGCGTCCGAGCTTAACCAACTCGTCGATGGCGAGCAGATCGCGGCTCACCGTGTCGATGAGCTCTTGCGCCTCCGAGAAGAACTCCTCGCGAGCCTTGTCCGCGCCGCCTTCGTATCCCGAGCCTCCGGACCCCGACTCGACCATGAGCCGTCCTTATTCGCTCTCGCCCTTGCCACCGGGCCGCGAACCACGAGCCGCGCTGGAACGGGAGCCACTCGGGGTCGGCATCTTGGGCGGATCGGTGAGGAGCTTGCCGCAGACGCTGCGGAGCTGCTCCGGCGAAAATGGCTTGGCGATGTAGGCGTTGGCGCCGAGAGCCAAACCGCGCTCGACGTCCCGCTCGCTGGCGAGCGTCGAGATGATCGCGAGGGGCGTGCCGCGGTGGTGCTCCGACTTGCGAATGAAGTGGATGAGCTCAAGGCCGTTGATGTCGGCCATGTTGATGTCCGTCACAATGAGGTCGTAGCGAGCCCGCGGCAGAAGGCGCATGGCGTCGAAGCCGCTCGACGCCTCAACAACCTCGCAGCCCCCAGCGGCTCCGCGAAGGCCTTGTCTTCGAGGATGGCGCGCACGAGCGCGCGAGCGGACCCGGAATCCTCTACGACGAGCACGCGGCGCACGAACCCGAGTCTACCTTGGAGGCCGAGTCTTGTGGGAGTTCGCGGCCGCCCTCAGGTATAAGAGTCATCCCATGGATCTCCCTCCGGCGGCCACGGCGGCGGCCCTCGTCGTCGGCAACGAGATCCTCTCCGGGAAGATCGAGGAGAAGAACCTCGCGGTCCTGGCGCGGTTCCTGAGGGAGCACGGCGTTGAACTCCTCCGGACGGAGATCGTGCCCGACGAGCTTGGGACCATCGCGGATGCGACGAAACGCCTCGCCGCGACGCACGATTGGGTCTTCACGTCGGGCGGCGTGGGCCCGACGCACGACGATGTGACCATCGAGGCGGTGGCCCGGGCCTTCGGCAAACCGGCTTCCGTCCATCCCGATCTCAAGGCGATGCTCGAGGCTCACTACGGCGACCGACTGACGGAGGCTCACCTCCGAATGGCCCTGGCGCCGGAAGGCGCCATCCTCGAACGCACTGCGGAGGTCGCCTGGCCGGTGCTCCGCCTCGGCAACGTGTGGATGCTCCCAGGGGTGCCGGAGATCTTCCGCGCGAAGGTCTTGGTGCTGGCGGAACGCCTCCCGCGGGGCCAGGCCTACGTGTCGCTCAGCGTGCTGACGCACAAGGACGAGAGCGAAATCAAGGCGCTGCTCGACGACGCGGTCGCCGCGTTTCCCGACGTGTCCATCGGCTCTTACCCGCGTTGGCACCCGCCGGGGGCCGCGGTGGTGGCCGCGAGCGAGGACACTTATCGAACCAAGATCACCTTCGACGGGCGCGTCGAAAGCCGGGTTTTTGCCGCTCGCAACCATTTTCAGGCCCGCCTTACGGGGTTGCCGTAAAAGATGGAATGACGCTGCCCTTGCCAAGGCGTTGCCAGGACTTAGGCGGCATCGGTAGACTTCGAATTCCGACGGGCCCACGAGCTCCCCGTCAGCCGTACGTTTCGTCCCCTCCCGTGTGAAGCTCCCCCGAACCGAGTCCCAATACCGACCCCATGTGGAAGCTGGTCATCGAGGATGACGAAGGAAAGCGG
This genomic interval carries:
- a CDS encoding competence/damage-inducible protein A, translated to MDLPPAATAAALVVGNEILSGKIEEKNLAVLARFLREHGVELLRTEIVPDELGTIADATKRLAATHDWVFTSGGVGPTHDDVTIEAVARAFGKPASVHPDLKAMLEAHYGDRLTEAHLRMALAPEGAILERTAEVAWPVLRLGNVWMLPGVPEIFRAKVLVLAERLPRGQAYVSLSVLTHKDESEIKALLDDAVAAFPDVSIGSYPRWHPPGAAVVAASEDTYRTKITFDGRVESRVFAARNHFQARLTGLP
- a CDS encoding chemotaxis protein CheW is translated as MSGLTKRHDEGAALRRAVELGHRTEVLAFQLAGEAYAVRIELVTEILRPPPLTEVPRAPSPLRGLVSVRGRLSTVVDLRSCLRLPSAPIEAKSRLLLATHDGESMALLVDEVRQVYRLAEAEIEPAAALGGEQPPYIWGIARPAAGELLVLLDVRQLVEGLA
- a CDS encoding chemotaxis protein CheA; this translates as MVESGSGGSGYEGGADKAREEFFSEAQELIDTVSRDLLAIDELVKLGRADAELLNDVFRGVHTLKGLSGLFGATLMSGLSHELEDVLDDLRLGRLELSARLLDLLFRAVELFTRLLTADRTQAPLPELEVQTLLAALGTLRGSPQGVVAASPVAQFELDPSLLGVLTEYEEHRLRTNIQAGLGLYRLMVVFQLLSIDTALDELKARARPHGEILTYLPTGSAGDADSIELEILMASGTPLEALQAALASPNMRIEEVRRRSPQTMPPVSVDFVGESPTSIAVGARGSLRPPAEGHERDRSLRSVAQTVRVDIRKLDHLMNIVGELAIIRTGIGRLVDRVRHGGAGRETGTELHRLHRAFERNLVQLQNGILEVRMVPLGQAFDKLARVVRQISREHDKEVNLVVTGAETEIDKLIVEELSDPLMHMIRNAIDHGIEARDERMKVGKPAVGSIVLNAFQKGNNVVLEIEDDGRGMNPAELVTAAVSRGLVTDEQARDLSAREVLALVFLPGFTTRSQATDLSGRGVGMDVVKKNISKLGGIVDISSEMGIGTKMTITLPITLAIISVLMVGVAGRSFAVPLANVEEAIAFDEKAVRVIDGREVLNQRGRSLPICRLAQLFGFSARAPKERRKGFVIVGQVGGRKLGFVVDALFSQEEIVIKALGPSLARVAGFSGATELGDQRVALVIDVAALIEEVLASDAERGPAAHALLPRMDRP
- a CDS encoding HEAT repeat domain-containing protein, with protein sequence MSLEALSQALASEEPEERRRAVAALALRGGEEAIELFVRALGDGDWRVRKEASALSVRVTPRASLLVRLAQSLDDKTNIGLRNAAVEALVNIGPDAVSSVLGALDALDADARKLAVEVLAGVPDPRGVARLIEALADPDANVVLAAAEALGRAGLATERTREDATAALLSHLESEDLALAHAVLDALVRLDANLPSSRLLPLAERPLMKRATLSAAAKAKDEAALAFLVNAVVETPGAREAILALAGWLRELTPDSAFVVAAGAMIRRAPAVHEALRKTASESSEAELAEGALVALGAARDPTDVPGIVHALEGEGPSSGALRALELFGPEVALSLATLLDVAAPALRVTLLELIVALATELDARALRAVRETLSDASAEVVAAAANVLGSFGDERDLGRLVALTAHGDGRIAEAASSSLTSLAARHRATARALLAALDPTAEHAAAGAAIVAAMTRVGSGSEQPPVAELMAFGERALRSADPRARRLAVEALAESGAEEAPERIAVALADEEQEVRLAAVRALGRVGAESILRGIVVASTDEETVSSALRALASASLPAALELAEAHLGTAPPALASTAVEIFALATGEARTRGLLLALGHRDRDVVTLALSELAGSLTPELVGKVAPCLAHPAWEVRRLASEIFAELRIDAARALLRDRFEVEREPEVRAALAEALSLRPPRFEGG
- a CDS encoding purine-binding chemotaxis protein CheW; this translates as MRPRTRHDPRRDLVGFVVGDVSYAVAIGAVREVTLPLRIDALPQAPPAVLGVADYRGVIVPVIDLRQRFGLPAAPLLRRKWLLCDVGGRQVALVVDRVSEVFGTAGAALRPPPLLGTGADVRGLAGVTELDGRLVFVLDVMRFAELTAQVGREKVT